The following nucleotide sequence is from Zea mays cultivar B73 chromosome 1, Zm-B73-REFERENCE-NAM-5.0, whole genome shotgun sequence.
ACCAAAAGCCAGAAAAGCTCATCAAGACATGATTTCAGCTTTTACTTCATTTCCTTAGAAGCCAGCTTTCCAGCTCTTGAAAAGCTAGCTCAACAGCTAGAATATTTGTTTCAGCTTCTGGCTGGCAAAGACCAGAAGGGCAGGTTGGTGCAGTAATGAGAGCTGTCTCATTGAGTCGCCAAATCGTGGGTTCGAAGCAGCCTCTCCGGTCTCCGCATTTGCGGAGAAAGGTGTGCCTCGGTTTATCCCTTCCCCAGAcctcactcatgtgggagccttcAGTATTGGACCTGCCCTTTTTCTGGTTGGCAAAGACTAGCCAAAAGCTAAAACAAATAGGCCCTTAGTATTTTCAAAAGTGGAACTTATGATTTAGAGGCTTGGAAAGTAATTCAGAAATCAGAAGCATTACTGTAGTATGCATTTAGGAGGTAAAATTTATTGGTTTATCTGTGGAAAAACTTATAGGATGTGTAATGGATCTTAAAACACAGTTTTTCTTTGACAGGATCTGATCACTTAAATTAAAACAAGGTATTCTCTTTAAACATAATAAATCCAATTTATATGTATCGACTGCATGGCCCCTACAATGGTCACATATTATATAGGCTGGCTGATCCTGATGAATACAGACCTAGAAGGTATGCAAAAAAATACCTGTAGAACTGGAGTTTCGACTTCAATAAAACCAAATGATTCCATTGTCTTGCGGATTTCAGAAACCACCTATCAAAAATGCAATATCGAAGTTCAAAGTAAAAGAAGCTATAGCGAATTATGTCAGTGATGCAACTACTGGTTAAGGTAGTTATTTTTCGAGGACCAACAATATGATAATGTATGCCTTAGTTTCTTTTTTCATACCAAAACTCCCTCAATCCATTAAGAAAAATATGCTCCTGTGCTACATGATatttagggcccgtttggcacagctccagctcctgattctaagcgaggatctggaggagccgtgccaaacaggtatttttttaaactgattctcgtgtggagccgaaagatcaggagtcgtttttgtgaagaaaggtgggatctaaaaaaacctgctccaccctcccttaaaacagctcctcaaccaaccaaatatggaTCTCCTCTTAAAAtttgatcgaaattacccgcaattgccattggacaaaaacataacgagccaatttatggattaaacatttgagaccattttatgcactactatgattggaatattttatatgttattgtttcatatttttttcccgtatatgcatcctacttattggtttgtaataaagttgaactgcaaagagtaaaacagacaatcgccacataccaccaactctcagaagacaagaatcagtttacttgtcaaacggttttaaaaatgattctgattttctaggagaatcaggaggatcaactcctcacgaggatcaggatctagagctaaagaagcaggagctggagctttgccaaacgggcccttaaAATGATATAAGAGTTTCCAAACTAAACTATAATAGTAAATTAGTAATAGGTGTAGTTAATTGCCCAACAGTTTCAAAATACAGATTTAGCATCACATGTAGTCAATACCTTTGCCCTAGTTCGGAATACATCAGCGACCTTAGGGTTTGCAATCATGTCAACATACCTATCATTAATCAAAGGTAGCACACATGGTCAATGCACTATGCAGAACACGGTTGCAATCATTTAAAGTAGGACTAGGAATGAAGGAATAGCAACAAAGGTTCTTTAATAATAATCCTGAAAGGGAAAATGATGCCTTTTTAACCATTTTTCAAGCTTGAAAGAAACTCGAATTCAAACACGTTGGTAGTATAATAAATGGTTTGCACATCAAAACCATATATGATATATCAAGATAGTAGAGCCCGGGGTCAAGCCTATGACGACCTTTATCAACGGCTGGACACAAAGCAGGGAGAAAAGGATATCTATAGGATGGCCAAGATTCGTGAAAGGAAGACAAGGGATGTCAACCAAGTCAAATGCATCAAGGACGAAGCAAACCAACTATTAGTGAAGAGTGAAGAGATCAAGAACAGATGGAAGGAGTACTTcaacaaattgttcaatggagggaatgagagtgctacaatagaattggacgaaccattcgatgacaacaacaggggttttgtacgaaggatacaagaatatgaagttaaggaggcgctaaaaaggatgaaggtaggaaaggcgatgggccctgatggtatccctatcgaggtatggagatgtcttggagacatagcgatagtatggctgactaagcttttcaacaccatctttcgggcaaacagaatgcccgacgagtggcggcggagtacattagtaccaatcttcaagaacaaaggagatgttcaaagttgtactaattaccgtggaattaagctcatgagccatacaatgaagctatgggagagagtcattgaacaccgcctgcgaaagatgacgagcgtgacccaaaatcagtttggtttcatgcccgggagatcaactatggaggccattttcttactaagacaacttatggagagattcagagaacaaaagaaagacctgcatatggtcttcatagacttggagaaggcttatgacaaagtacctaggagtgtaatgtggtgggccttggaaaaacacaaagtagcaacaaagtacattaatcttatgaaagatatgtacactaatgttgtgacaagtgtccgaacaagtgatggagacaccgatgactttccaattaacataggactacatcaagggtcggctttgagcccttatcttttcgctttggtgatagatgaggtcacaagggacatacaaggagttttaccgtggtgtatgctttttgccgatgatgtggtacttattgaggagagtaggagtggtgtttctcaaaagttggaattgtggaggcagacgctggaagcaaaaggttttaggcttagtaggtctaaaacagagtatatgaagtgtgatttcagtgccatggggtatgaggatggcgatgttagtcttgatgggcaagtggtacccaagaaagacacttttcgttacttaggatcaatgcttcaaaaggagggagacatcgatgaggatgtcagtcatagaattaaagccggatggttgaagtggcgacaagctgcgggtgtcttatgcgaccaCCGGGTGCCACgcaaactaaaaggcaaattctacaggacagcaatccggccggctatgttgtatggagcagaatgttggcccactaaaagacgacatgtccaacaactaagtgtggcagagatgcgtatgttgcgctggatatgtggccacacaaggagagatcgagtccggaatgatgatatacgagagagagtaggagtggcgccaattgaggagaagcttatgcaacatcgcttgagatggtttggacatatccaacgaagacctgaagaggcaccagtgcatatcggaataattaggcgtcccgaaaatgtgaagagaggtagaggccgaccaactttgacgtggacagaggctgtgaagagagacctgaaggagtggaatattgataaagagctcgccgcagataggaaggggtggaagtgtgcaattcacgtgccagaaccctgattgatagtttcgcttttcctccttaatcgtttgaccttttcttgtgtccattttagatcttgctggtccttgtgggttttatctcttttatgtgtttccccgtttcgttgttttcggttctcctttgcctttgtttcccttttctgttctttgggggttgagctctgaggttttcatacggggtttcatctctagcctaccccaacgtgcttgggacaaaaaggctttgttgttgttgttgttgttgtattaGATGGGTTCTAATTTTGAACAGATAGGATATGACTTAGCAGGTACAAGAAGCAAGATGAAAGCCAACCTTTGACGATAACGTTTGTCCACATCAGTTAATCCATGATACTTATCTGGTAGTGGGAGTAATGATTTTGTGAGAATTTCGAAATTTTTCACATAAACAGATAGCTCCCCTGCAGTGAAAATCCACCGTCACAAATATAAACATTTGGCAAATGAAAAACTGACAGTATAGTAAGATATAGGCTGAGACTCAACAATCCAGGTTGTTCAAAAATTGCAGCATGCTGTTCTTTAGCTGATTTTTTTATTTGTTTATCTGCGCTCTGCAGCACAGAAGCAGGTTGCTTATCTCTGACTTTCAATATCCAAAATAATTTATCATCAGATATGTAAAAACTCGGCcagggagggaaagaccgccctcccggtattatattaagaaaagaCCGAAACATGATCCCAACCGAGAAACATCACTAGCGGGCCGTCACCGCCCACTCTGTAATGGCCCAGCTAGAGGGTGGCGCGTAGGACGTAACCCGGGAGCGGGCAGGGCACaatgaggggatttttttaaccaagcccgaaATTCGCCTCCGAGGAGAATCGAATCCGGGACTTGTAGGTGCTACTCGGAAACCTTAACCATTacactagaggccctttcgctatCATCAGATATGTAGTACTAAGAACTCACTTAGATCCAAACAAAACAAATTCCTTAGAATCTAAACAAAAAATGGTAAAAGAATGAGAATCTCAACAGCAAAGTTAAGGTTCAATGCTTGCTCGGCCAACTTAAGAATGATGCTATATACTGATTCTAAGGAAATTACTGTAGAAATATTCTTCTGGAAATTGATATCTCATTCTCATGCTTCAAATTTTAACTGAGCACAGACCAATGAAACTACAGacgaacagaatatgagttataaTGAACCTTTCTCTGTCTTTTTAATGGATCCACTTGCACCTAATATATCACCAATATCAATAAACGCCTTTAGTTGCTCAAATTGGTCCTCCGTAAGGCTGTCTTTCTCACAATAAAGCTAACACAGCCAAAAGAAAGAAAAACTCAGAAACACATAATCAGTACCAAACAAACTACCATACTTCTGTAGCTACTAATAACAATAAATACAACTGAAAACAGCAGATAGCTCAGCTGCTATGTGCAGATGGCTTACAAGGACAACATTATCAAGTAGCATATCCACATCAAATCAGATTCTAAGGAGAGAGCAAGATAAGACAAGTCAGTTGAAAGATCAGACCTGCACAGTCCCCGCATCATCTCTTACAGTCATAAAAACAAGCTTTCCAAATGCTCTTCGGGCAACAATCCGGCCAGCAACGGACACCGACACGTCCTCGCAGACTTCACCGTTCATAAGATGAGTGTACTGTTCCTGAAGCGCCTTGGTCGTGTGAGTCCTGTCCCACCTGTACGCGTACGGCTCATAACCCTTCCCTCTGAGCTCATCAACCTTGCATTCAGAAAACCAGCGATCCGAAGCTTGTCAGTACAGCACGGACCGAAAATAGACGCACCAAACAATGTAGAGCTAAAAACGCGACAAGGATACTTTTTTGAGGCGGATGGCGCGGATGGAGTCGCggtcggaggtggaggcggatgaGGAGGCACTACGGCGTCGGCGGTCCTGAGGCTGCGCCGGCGGGTTCGTGGTGGCGGCGGCCGCGGAGCAGCAGCGGATACGGAGGCCAAGGGGCCTTGAAGCGGAGGCGGCGGCGCGGGAGGCCGCGAAGCCGATGAGATTGGAGGAGGCCCTCCACGCCCGCAGCGCCTCCATTGCTCCGGGCAGGGGGGCTGAACGAATGAGCGGGTTTGTCTGGTGGCGCCCGCAGCTCCGCACGTGCTCGCCGCCGCGGCAGGATAGGGAGACGGCGGCCGCGGGAGCGAGGATAGGGCCGTCTAGCTGCTGGCGGCTGAGGTGGCCCCGAAACCCACCCGACCGTGAAGCGTCGACGGCCCTGGACCAATCCGGCCTTCCTATCGGCCGTGGGCCAACTCAGCCTGCCCGCGGCCCATTCTGGCTGGGTGACGCCTGACGCGTCCAAGCCGCGCCAACGGAATATGCCGTGCGCGTTGCGGCCAGCCCGCTTGTCCCCCGGGCGGGTCCCGCCTGTCGCGCGAACCAGGGAAATATCTACATCTCGTCTGCGCCGCCGCTGGGATTTATTAGGGTTCTACTTCTAGCCCGGGCCGACTCCACTCCAATCCAATCCTGGGGCGGGCGACTGCCTCCTTCCCTCGATCTATTCTCCATCTTGTCCTCCCTTTGCTAAAAATAACGAGGCAGAGGCATCTTCGATTTGACGTGCGCTTCCTCTTCCTCGCTCGCTCTCGGTCGCAGGTACCTACGTCCTGTTCTTCATCGCTTATGGATTTCTTTACGCGTAGTAGGTAGTAGATCTCTCTTTGCTCGATCTGTTTTCGTTTTGTAAGATTCATTCACGTCTGCGCTGTGGCTCTATTCAGATTTGGTCGTGATTTCTGGGTTTGACCAGCGTAAGCATCGGCCCCGATCTGGATTCTGGAGCTTGACTATATCtccttttattttttttttattttgtactATCTAACATAGATTTTGCGTCTAACAATCATTAAGTTACACGCACGCATGATTATATTTGAAGTTTAACCTTGCCGTGTTGTGGTTATGTGCACTTCTGAGCACATTATGTACTGAATTCTGCAAATTAGTAAAGGACTATAAACTGTAGAGTCAACTTCGGTTAGGGTACGCTAATAACATGCCCGAGAACGTGTATTTCCTTAAGAGGAAGTTCTTTTGCTTATAAATACTCTTTGTGCCTTTGTTTCTCGGAGGTGCTGCTTTTCTAAAATAAATATCACAGCTTTAGTGATCAGTGATTATTGACTAGGTTACCTGTAACCACCACAGAATCTGCAGTGATCTCTCTTGGTAGCTCTAGCTCTGGCTTCCTGCAACCCTACTTACTTATAAGGTGTATATATTTGTTTATCTGTTCTAGTGATGGCTGATGTCGACGAGTACCGTTGCTTCATTGGGAACCTGTCCTGGTCAACGACTGATGAAAGCCTCAAGGATGCGTTCAGCAAATTCGGCAACCTCACTGAGGCAAAGGTGACGTGAATAACTTCTCATCTTTAGTTTTGCCATGAGCATGATAACACCATAGATTGTGTTGACACCTGTTGCTTAGGATAGTGTTTTATTCTTTTTATGACATGTCAAAAAAATTCTTGTGTTACGTTGAATATTGGTATACTGCATTTTTTGTCTCCAAAGAATCTTAAATCTAACTGATTTGCCCAGGCACATCTTTTCTTCCTACTCTATATCCAAAAAAGCGCCATAAAGATATTTATGATGTTCTATTCCTGTCTGCATGGATTCTCTAGGCAATATTTTTTACTCTGAATGGTCAAAAAAATAGCTCGATGTCTCTTAGCATACATCCATTCTCGCTACAATTTTCTTTGTGTTCTATTGTAATATTGTTATATAGCATGGTCTCTTATGTATGGTTGCTTTAATTTTGTTTTTCTGGTGATATGCAGGTGGTTCTTGACAAATTTTCAGGACGTTCTCGTGGTTTCGGCTTTGTAACTTTTGATGAGAAGCAAGCCATGGAGGATGCTATTGAGGGAATGAATGGACTGGACTTGGACGGGAGGAACATCACTGTTGATAAAGCTCAGCCACAAGGACCTGGTAGAGACCGTAATGGTGACCGTGATTATGACCGCGAGCGTGGATCTCGTTATGAACGTGGTCGTGACTATGGTGGTGGGCGTGCACCgcgaggtggtggtggtggtggtggtggtggtgactGCTTCAAGTGTGGGAAACCTGGTCATTTTGCTAGAGAGTGCCCATCTGGGGATGGTGGGAGAGGGGACAGATATGGTGGGAGAGATGACAGGTatggtggcggtggcggtggcggtggcggtcgTTATGGTTCTGACCGTGGTGGTGACCGATACTCTGGCCGTAGCCGAGATGGCGGCAGCTATGGGGGTGGCGATCGCTACAGCCGTGACCGATCAGGTCCTTACTGATGGCCTTAGTTCTTGATTGAGAAGTATGTGCCATCCAGGTATGAAAGTCTATCTACTATTATAAGGCTTGTTATTGTGTCTGGAACTTTGTTATCCTGTAGTTGGAGTCGACATGTACCGTGAGAAATCAGCTGCTTTGTTATAGACCGTATTACTGACCGGTTTATTATCGTTTCCTGCTTGCCAGGCATATGACTTGGTCATAGTGCTTGGCGCTTGGATCCTGCATGTTTGCTTGATGTGCTATTTGGCTATTAAAAGATGGATTTTGTCACTGTGTTTGATGACCCTGGTCCTAATTAAGCTTATGCCTGTGATACGGGGGATTGGATGGCAAGTTAGTGTCCGCATTTGTGTTCTTTTCGGGGAAGCAAGGGGTTGACTACTATAATCTACTTGAACACACCTACAGCTACAAGAAAAAACTATGTTCTTGTTACCTCTTCTGAAAGCAAGTGATGAATCGTCCATTAGAGAAAATTAACTGGTAATGTTTTCAATCTTACATCTTCAATACTGTGTTACAACGTCATTCTCAAATGACTTTTGTTTTGGCAGGCTTCTTTTTGGTTATTTGTTCTTGTTGTGGATTGGTTGATACTGTGGTTCTGGATTTGGTTACTTGCGTCCTAAGATCATTTTAGTCTGGCCAGTTGATCCACGAATGCAAAGAGATTATCCTTTGGTTCCATTCTATGTGCCTTTAGCATTGGAGGGCCTCTATTTATGGTTGCTTGATGAACTGGTTATGTTTGCTTCGCCATGTTGGTGGGGTGTTCCTTGAGCTGTCCCGTGTTCCTTGTGACTTGTGAGAACACCAGAGGTTATGCTTGCCTGAGTGGATGTGATGCTACCTGGTTGCTGTTCCTTTGACAATGCACCAATGTCCTATCGCAGCTTATATACTCTGGTTCCAGATTAATTACTGGTGCCCCTTTGAGAGGAGTTATGATGATGTTATTATTCATCAGCAGCATTCTAATTGCCCTTGATTTAGTGTAGCCTTTTTTTCTTAGTTCACCGAATCTCAGGATGCAAACGTTAGGTTACTTTTACTGTTCGTACTAACCAATTGAGCTTTTGTACTAAAAAAAGTATGTTACATTAAGCTGCTCCAGGTTCCGTTTTCTCCCGGCTTTGAACATGTTGATTTGTACTGAAAGTGCTCCTCTCTGTTTGTGCTGTATGTTTATCATTTGTGGCGATTTGGGGCATTTCCTTTGAGGCTATTCTTTCATTCAGTCCATTGGCGCCTGAGACTGCGAAATATTCAGTCATTTACAACACAACAACCAACGGTTAAAAGTACAGTGTGATCATTTTACAGTGATCTAGATGGTCCAGCTTGCTTGTTTCTCAACTGCTGTATTGTTCAAATCGTATTTTGTGCCGGATCTGGCCAAGCATTCAGTCATTTGCAGCAGCGTAGACAGACAGATGTAGCGTTGATGCTGTGGTAGCAACGTGCATCTTTCTATCTTAGAGCGCGGTTGGCATtatggggtacttgttcttgggcATCCGCACCAGCGTCGGCTGCACCGTGTCGTCGTCCTCCAGTGGCTTCCATCTGCAGCCAAACCGGAACCAGGCGAGCTCAGCTGCTGCTGACGGATGGATGGGAAGGAGGGTAGTGGCCAGGCCAGCCATGGCTGCTGCTTACGTGTATCGGCAGACGAGGTGGTGGACGAAGACGCAGATCTCCAGCTTTGCCAGGCTCATTCCGGGGCACATCCGCGGCCCGCTCCCGAACCCCAGGAAGCTGTACGGCTTGAGTGTTTCCTGCGCATCAACACACACTGTCAGTCACCTCGCTCCCGGCCTGTCGCCGGCGTGCCCAGAGCTCGCCGCCAGAAATGAACCTACGTCGAATCTGTTGGGGTCGAAGCGGTTGGGGTCGGCGAAGACGGCCGGGTCGTGGTGGATGGACACCACGTCCAGGTTCACCGACGTCCCCTTCTTGATCGCGTACCCTGCGTGTCAGAGATTCCACGGCATCAGTCCATGTTGCTGTCTGTCCGCCAGTGCGGTGAGGGCGTCGCTGCCACTGACCGTCGATGCTGAAGTCCTGTGCGGCTTTCCTCGAGTACCATGGCAGGATGGTTGCTCTCCTCAGGGTCTCGTTCATCACCTTGTTTGTGTAAGGCATGTTGTTGACATCAGACCACCTGAGACGCGACGAGCCGTTGAGGCTCTCCTTGATCTCCAGGTGCTCCTCCTGCAACCACACGTATAGCTTGAGATGGAAGCCGCCTGAGCCTGACGGACAGGGACAGAGAGGCTCACCCGTAGCTTGTCCAGAACGTCGGGGTTCTCCCCGAGGAACTTGACGAGCCAGGTGAGGCCCGCCGTGGTGGTGTCGTGGCCGGCGACCAGCAGGGTGAGGATGTTGTCCTTGAGCTGCGCGTCCGTCAGCTTGTCGGCCTCGTCGCCGGCGTGCTTCCGCAGCAGCGTCTGCAGGAAGTCGCTCGGGGCGGCCGCCTCGCCCTCACTCCCACTCCGCCGCCTCGCGATCACCGAGTCCAGCATCGCGTACATCCGGTTCCTGGCCTTGAGGCCCCGGTGGAAGGCCGTGCCGGGGACCTTGAGCGGCAGCGACGCGAACGACGACGAtatcaccttgaagttggcccgGAACTTCTCCTGCTCCTCGCCCTCCGGCTCCAGGCTCACCAGCATGTTGGCGATCACCTTGAGCGTGAACTGCATGCCATTGCCATGCCATCCATCCCCAGTCAAAATCTCTCTCGAGTCTCGAGAGAGAGAAGAACTGCTAGCTACTGCTTACCGACGATGCCTCCTCCAGCACGAGGACCCTGCTGCGGCCGTGCCACGTGTCCAGCGTCTGCACGGCAAGGTCGTTGATGAAGCCCAGGTACTTCTTGAGAGCGTCGACGGAGAGCGGCTCGCCGATGAGCCGCCGCAGCTTCCTGTGCTCGTCGCCGTTGGTGGTGAGCAGGCTGGTGGGGCCCAGCACCTGCTTCCCCGTGtagaagaggttgaggctcaccaCGCCGTCCTTGCCCGACGACAGCAGGATCTTGGCGGCGTCCCTCCCCGTCATGAACACCGTCACCCGCCCCAGCACGTACGTCTTGAACACCTTGCCGAACCGCCTCTGCCGGTCGCGCATGAAGCTCAGGATCCCCGCGGGGCTCGAGAAGTCGGAGATGAAGGAGAACGTCTCGCCGACCACCGGCCACCCCATCGTGCCCGGGATGTCCCCCATCTCCTTGGAAGAGGAGCTCCGTGACCGCAGCCAGACGACGAGGCCCGCGCATGCCAGCGCGACGGCGACAAGCACGGGACCTCCACCAAAGACGGCCATGTATGATCAGATCAGGTGATTGGTAGCTCCGTCTTCATACAGCTGCTCATACATAGGTGTCAGTTTTCAGGTGCTCA
It contains:
- the LOC100283145 gene encoding glycine-rich RNA-binding protein 8; this translates as MADVDEYRCFIGNLSWSTTDESLKDAFSKFGNLTEAKVVLDKFSGRSRGFGFVTFDEKQAMEDAIEGMNGLDLDGRNITVDKAQPQGPGRDRNGDRDYDRERGSRYERGRDYGGGRAPRGGGGGGGGGDCFKCGKPGHFARECPSGDGGRGDRYGGRDDRYGGGGGGGGGRYGSDRGGDRYSGRSRDGGSYGGGDRYSRDRSGPY
- the LOC103644296 gene encoding abscisic acid 8'-hydroxylase 3 isoform X1, which produces MAVFGGGPVLVAVALACAGLVVWLRSRSSSSKEMGDIPGTMGWPVVGETFSFISDFSSPAGILSFMRDRQRRFGKVFKTYVLGRVTVFMTGRDAAKILLSSGKDGVVSLNLFYTGKQVLGPTSLLTTNGDEHRKLRRLIGEPLSVDALKKYLGFINDLAVQTLDTWHGRSRVLVLEEASSFTLKVIANMLVSLEPEGEEQEKFRANFKVISSSFASLPLKVPGTAFHRGLKARNRMYAMLDSVIARRRSGSEGEAAAPSDFLQTLLRKHAGDEADKLTDAQLKDNILTLLVAGHDTTTAGLTWLVKFLGENPDVLDKLREEHLEIKESLNGSSRLRWSDVNNMPYTNKVMNETLRRATILPWYSRKAAQDFSIDGQWQRRPHRTGGQTATWTDAVESLTRRVRDQEGDVGEPGRGVHPPRPGRLRRPQPLRPQQIRRNTQAVQLPGVRERAADVPRNEPGKAGDLRLRPPPRLPIHMEATGGRRHGAADAGADAQEQVPHNANRALR
- the LOC103644296 gene encoding abscisic acid 8'-hydroxylase 3 isoform X2; the encoded protein is MAVFGGGPVLVAVALACAGLVVWLRSRSSSSKEMGDIPGTMGWPVVGETFSFISDFSSPAGILSFMRDRQRRFGKVFKTYVLGRVTVFMTGRDAAKILLSSGKDGVVSLNLFYTGKQVLGPTSLLTTNGDEHRKLRRLIGEPLSVDALKKYLGFINDLAVQTLDTWHGRSRVLVLEEASSFTLKVIANMLVSLEPEGEEQEKFRANFKVISSSFASLPLKVPGTAFHRGLKARNRMYAMLDSVIARRRSGSEGEAAAPSDFLQTLLRKHAGDEADKLTDAQLKDNILTLLVAGHDTTTAGLTWLVKFLGENPDVLDKLREEHLEIKESLNGSSRLRWSDVNNMPYTNKVMNETLRRATILPWYSRKAAQDFSIDGYAIKKGTSVNLDVVSIHHDPAVFADPNRFDPNRFDETLKPYSFLGFGSGPRMCPGMSLAKLEICVFVHHLVCRYTWKPLEDDDTVQPTLVRMPKNKYPIMPTAL